A stretch of the Veillonella parvula DSM 2008 genome encodes the following:
- a CDS encoding GlsB/YeaQ/YmgE family stress response membrane protein: MLWSIIVGGFIGFLAGAITNKGGAMGIIANVVAGLVGSSVGQAIFGTWGPSLAGMALIPSVLGAVIVVAVVSFFFGKKG; the protein is encoded by the coding sequence ATGTTATGGTCAATTATTGTTGGTGGTTTTATCGGTTTTCTTGCAGGAGCCATCACTAACAAAGGTGGAGCAATGGGCATTATTGCCAATGTTGTTGCTGGTTTAGTTGGTTCGTCTGTAGGTCAAGCAATATTTGGCACATGGGGTCCTAGTTTAGCTGGCATGGCATTAATTCCTTCTGTTCTTGGCGCTGTAATTGTTGTTGCTGTTGTTTCGTTTTTCTTCGGGAAAAAGGGATAG
- a CDS encoding autotransporter outer membrane beta-barrel domain-containing protein — MRRNVKAAVIAALIVTGANAFTMVSATTVESHTDGKSIGLNLWGEKRHYTDDLTVNVSGLGVNGTKYHNNVTGIYALDGTQVAIDKNVTVTVKNPAPAESGAKRRPDLAHYYMSGIYAGYGGLTNDGNNDDTRITVKGNAKVDVVGVGLQANKDGYIRILGGADVKTYPLDTSDTYSALSEEGFVYVNTGMDGLHPGTNDVKMYGNIGFLDKNYGIDKNPHNHGSHISLGLTTPNSKLVGGVLNEFDESNNNPYRGGLRLYLQNGATWRNEWLGAERVYPTQGRPNNANYLYTGSRVEHFIGGKDISSQGIIQAVDPRPITINNYAGHAAIDYEKGAPATAQGKGEVVINHADKGSSVTMRSSADALKGYVNVDNPRGTLQQLANKLTYAGFTKGERNLDVNVQVDSGLISPAYSTKLGTDSFTVDGKPSITNQAVVTARESEVVSGAKSALASSVMQMRADTNDLQRRLGDVRLNSNKHGVWGKYIGGKSKITDSAYVNQTYNMAQVGYDTLRGDWTIGGALLYGTSNSDYALGSGSGKTAGLALYGAKQYNDGRYLDVIGKVSRLKNDFTVRNSLGTSLSGDYRNTGTSLSVEYGKRIKKDNGFYIDPNAELTLSRLSGVSFDARTNTGSTVHINSDAVNSVIGRIGVGIGKESKNSNLFLKAALAHEFSGKMKATYSMAGEPTTGSEVNLKDTWLDLELGGSWSVRPNTYIYGTFTKNFGATVDNSYRIDAGIRHNF, encoded by the coding sequence ATGAGAAGAAATGTAAAAGCTGCTGTTATTGCTGCATTAATCGTAACAGGTGCTAATGCTTTTACCATGGTATCAGCCACAACTGTGGAAAGTCATACAGACGGAAAATCTATTGGTCTTAATTTGTGGGGGGAAAAGAGACATTATACAGATGACTTAACTGTTAATGTATCAGGTTTAGGTGTAAATGGAACAAAATATCATAATAATGTTACAGGTATTTACGCCCTTGATGGGACACAAGTGGCCATCGATAAAAATGTAACTGTAACAGTTAAAAACCCAGCACCTGCAGAAAGTGGTGCGAAACGTAGACCTGATTTGGCCCATTATTACATGAGCGGTATCTATGCTGGTTATGGTGGACTTACTAATGATGGAAATAACGATGATACTCGAATTACCGTAAAAGGAAATGCTAAAGTCGATGTTGTTGGCGTTGGTTTGCAAGCTAATAAAGATGGATATATTCGGATACTAGGTGGGGCCGATGTAAAAACATATCCTTTAGATACCTCTGATACCTATTCTGCATTATCTGAAGAAGGTTTTGTTTATGTAAATACGGGTATGGATGGCTTACATCCGGGAACTAATGATGTGAAGATGTACGGTAATATAGGATTTTTAGATAAAAACTATGGTATCGACAAGAATCCACATAACCATGGCTCACATATTTCATTAGGATTAACAACACCAAATTCTAAACTGGTAGGGGGCGTACTTAATGAATTTGATGAAAGCAACAACAATCCATACCGTGGTGGTTTGCGATTGTATTTACAAAATGGTGCGACTTGGCGCAATGAATGGTTAGGCGCTGAACGCGTATATCCTACACAAGGTCGGCCTAATAATGCAAACTATTTATATACAGGTAGTCGTGTAGAGCATTTCATTGGTGGTAAAGATATAAGTAGTCAGGGTATTATCCAAGCCGTAGATCCACGACCTATTACTATTAACAACTATGCTGGTCATGCAGCTATCGACTATGAAAAGGGAGCTCCTGCGACTGCACAAGGTAAGGGAGAAGTCGTTATTAACCATGCTGATAAGGGTTCTTCTGTGACTATGCGCAGTTCGGCAGATGCACTTAAAGGGTATGTAAACGTAGACAACCCACGAGGCACTTTGCAGCAGTTGGCTAATAAATTAACATATGCTGGATTTACTAAGGGTGAGCGTAATTTAGATGTAAATGTTCAAGTCGATTCAGGCCTTATTAGTCCTGCATATTCCACTAAGCTTGGTACAGATAGCTTTACTGTTGATGGAAAACCTAGTATTACTAACCAAGCGGTTGTGACAGCGCGTGAAAGCGAAGTTGTATCTGGTGCTAAGAGTGCGTTAGCCTCCTCTGTGATGCAAATGAGAGCCGATACGAATGATTTACAACGTCGCCTCGGTGATGTGCGACTCAACTCCAATAAGCATGGTGTATGGGGAAAATACATCGGTGGTAAATCTAAAATTACGGACAGCGCCTATGTAAACCAAACCTATAACATGGCGCAAGTAGGCTATGATACGTTACGTGGCGATTGGACTATTGGTGGTGCTTTGCTATATGGTACAAGCAATAGCGATTACGCTCTAGGTTCTGGATCCGGTAAAACCGCAGGTTTAGCATTATACGGTGCAAAACAATATAATGATGGTCGTTATTTAGATGTGATTGGTAAAGTAAGTCGTTTGAAAAATGATTTTACTGTACGTAATAGCTTGGGCACAAGCTTGAGCGGAGATTACCGCAATACAGGTACCTCTTTGAGCGTTGAATATGGTAAACGGATTAAGAAAGATAATGGTTTTTACATCGATCCTAACGCAGAATTGACACTTAGTCGCTTGTCTGGTGTAAGCTTTGATGCTCGTACAAATACAGGTAGCACAGTGCACATTAACTCTGATGCGGTAAATTCCGTTATCGGTCGTATCGGTGTAGGCATTGGCAAGGAAAGTAAGAACAGCAACCTTTTCCTCAAAGCAGCATTAGCGCATGAATTCTCTGGTAAAATGAAAGCTACTTATAGCATGGCCGGTGAGCCAACCACAGGTAGTGAAGTGAACTTGAAAGACACATGGCTTGATCTTGAACTAGGTGGCTCATGGAGTGTACGTCCTAATACATATATTTATGGGACTTTCACTAAAAACTTTGGTGCTACCGTAGATAATTCCTATCGCATTGACGCAGGGATTCGGCATAACTTTTAG
- a CDS encoding ABC transporter ATP-binding protein codes for MIFELRNGSFAYNKKDYIFKDISFTIKSGEILTILGRNGIGKTTLVKCISRIQQLQEGNIYINNQLVKPHDNAPIGYVPQARELSFPYTVEEIVLMGRSRHIGMFSVPTDKDYEIVHSVLKRIGISSLASKTASSLSGGQLQLAFIARALASEPQLLIMDEPESHLDFKNQYTMLSLIRNIVDESNLACIMNTHYPDHALQISDKTLMLKPNNYILGTTKNTITENNLNDFFDVRTKIIVGKEDNKSYSGFIVLGTKE; via the coding sequence ATGATTTTTGAATTGAGAAACGGCTCATTTGCTTATAATAAAAAAGATTATATTTTCAAAGACATTTCTTTCACAATAAAATCGGGCGAAATATTGACTATTTTAGGCAGGAACGGGATTGGAAAAACAACATTAGTAAAATGTATCTCCCGTATACAGCAGTTACAAGAAGGCAACATATACATAAATAATCAACTAGTTAAACCCCATGATAATGCTCCTATTGGCTATGTTCCGCAAGCAAGAGAATTATCATTTCCTTATACGGTAGAAGAAATCGTATTAATGGGACGCAGTAGACATATTGGTATGTTTTCTGTACCTACAGATAAAGACTATGAAATAGTCCACTCTGTCCTAAAAAGAATAGGTATTTCCTCACTCGCTTCCAAAACAGCATCAAGCTTAAGTGGAGGTCAGTTGCAATTGGCATTTATTGCCAGAGCACTAGCGAGTGAACCACAACTGCTCATTATGGACGAACCAGAATCACATTTAGATTTTAAAAATCAGTATACCATGCTTTCACTTATTCGAAACATCGTAGATGAATCTAATCTTGCTTGCATTATGAACACACATTATCCTGATCATGCACTTCAAATATCTGATAAAACTTTAATGCTAAAACCTAATAACTATATTTTAGGTACCACCAAGAATACTATAACAGAAAATAATCTGAATGATTTCTTTGATGTTCGTACCAAAATCATTGTAGGAAAAGAGGATAATAAATCCTATTCAGGGTTTATAGTACTTGGCACTAAAGAATGA
- a CDS encoding FecCD family ABC transporter permease: protein MRSQNKYLVIFFCLLVFLALTVLISLMTGRYMLMPTQVINILSNGNSAAAFDMESAVIWNLRIPRILLNILVGGALAIAGTVFQGIFRNPLVSPDILGVSSGAAFGAALGILISGINIYATGFALIFGIASVCLTYSLARLRNQITSLSLVLSGMIVSAIFGALIALIKYVADPYDKLPAITYWLMGSFSTASYENVSLVSIPIIFGCAVLYFLRWKINILSMGDEEATALGVNPFKLRLIIIAMATLITAACVTITGIIGWVGLVIPHICRMLIGVDHQKLLPISIIVGAIFMIIVDLIARSAIAAEIPIGIITALVGAPFFACLFYRTRGDWK, encoded by the coding sequence ATGAGATCTCAAAATAAATATCTAGTTATATTTTTCTGCCTTTTAGTATTTCTCGCTCTTACTGTATTAATATCCTTAATGACTGGGCGATATATGCTAATGCCCACACAAGTTATAAATATTTTATCAAACGGAAACTCTGCAGCTGCATTTGATATGGAATCCGCCGTAATTTGGAATCTTCGTATTCCTCGAATTCTACTAAACATACTTGTCGGTGGAGCTCTTGCAATAGCTGGAACCGTTTTTCAAGGTATTTTCAGAAATCCATTAGTCAGTCCGGATATATTAGGTGTCAGTTCTGGTGCAGCCTTCGGCGCTGCACTGGGAATATTAATTTCCGGAATAAATATATACGCTACGGGATTTGCACTTATCTTTGGTATTGCCAGTGTTTGCCTCACATATAGTCTAGCTCGACTAAGAAATCAAATCACATCATTATCACTGGTTTTATCAGGAATGATTGTTTCTGCTATTTTCGGAGCATTGATAGCTTTAATTAAATATGTAGCTGATCCATATGACAAATTACCGGCAATCACATATTGGTTAATGGGTAGTTTTTCTACAGCTTCCTACGAAAATGTTTCACTCGTCTCTATTCCTATCATCTTTGGATGCGCTGTGCTATACTTTTTACGTTGGAAAATCAACATTCTCTCTATGGGAGATGAGGAAGCTACAGCGCTTGGAGTGAACCCTTTTAAGTTACGCCTAATTATCATTGCTATGGCCACGTTAATAACTGCAGCCTGCGTAACCATCACAGGAATTATCGGTTGGGTAGGACTTGTCATTCCACATATTTGTCGCATGTTAATAGGTGTAGATCATCAGAAACTACTTCCTATCTCCATCATTGTCGGAGCTATTTTCATGATTATCGTGGATTTAATCGCACGCTCAGCTATTGCTGCAGAAATCCCAATAGGAATAATCACCGCCTTAGTAGGGGCCCCATTCTTTGCTTGTCTTTTTTACCGAACACGAGGTGATTGGAAATGA
- a CDS encoding diaminopimelate dehydrogenase, producing the protein MNIRIGIVGYGNLARGVEASVQLQPDMELIGVFSRRQGIETISGVPTYTMEDIPNFKGKIDVMVLCGGSATDLIEQTPMVTKYFNCIDSFDTHARIPEHFANVDKVAKEAKTATLISCGWDPGMFSLQRVYAESILPQGKSYTFWGRGVSQGHSDAIRRIDGVLDARQYTVPKEQYLEAIRNGETPDVDGYKGHLRECYVVAAPDADKAKIENEIKTMENYFVGYETVVNFISQEELDRNHKGIPHGGFVLRSGESTKGTRHVIEYSLKLDSNPEFTGSALVAYARGLYRLAKHGGTGCYTVFDIPPAWISTQSAEELRAHSL; encoded by the coding sequence ATGAATATTCGTATTGGTATCGTTGGTTACGGCAACTTAGCTCGTGGCGTAGAAGCATCTGTTCAGTTACAACCTGATATGGAGCTCATCGGCGTATTCTCTCGCCGTCAAGGTATTGAAACTATATCTGGTGTACCTACTTACACGATGGAAGATATTCCTAACTTTAAAGGCAAAATCGATGTAATGGTTCTTTGTGGTGGTTCTGCAACAGATCTTATCGAACAAACTCCAATGGTAACTAAATACTTCAACTGTATCGATTCCTTCGATACACATGCACGTATTCCTGAGCATTTTGCTAATGTAGACAAAGTAGCTAAAGAAGCTAAAACTGCTACATTGATTTCTTGCGGTTGGGACCCAGGCATGTTCTCTTTACAACGTGTATATGCTGAAAGCATCTTGCCTCAAGGTAAATCTTATACATTCTGGGGCCGTGGCGTTTCCCAAGGTCACTCCGATGCTATTCGTCGTATCGATGGTGTTCTTGATGCCCGTCAATACACTGTTCCTAAAGAACAATACCTTGAAGCGATCCGCAATGGTGAAACTCCAGACGTTGATGGCTACAAAGGTCACCTTCGTGAGTGCTACGTAGTAGCTGCTCCTGATGCTGATAAAGCTAAAATTGAAAACGAAATCAAAACTATGGAAAACTACTTTGTAGGTTATGAAACAGTAGTAAACTTCATTTCTCAAGAAGAACTTGATCGCAACCACAAAGGCATTCCACATGGTGGCTTCGTTCTTCGCTCTGGTGAAAGCACAAAAGGCACACGTCACGTTATCGAGTACTCCTTGAAACTTGACTCTAACCCTGAATTCACAGGTTCTGCACTTGTTGCTTATGCACGTGGTCTTTACCGCCTTGCTAAACACGGCGGCACAGGTTGCTATACAGTATTCGACATTCCACCAGCTTGGATTTCCACACAATCTGCTGAAGAATTAAGAGCACATTCGCTATAA
- a CDS encoding CsbD family protein: MALEDKLNQAKGALKENAGKLTGDKELEAEGAVENTAAKVKDAAHDVAEDLKKAAEDVKDAVDGAISGVKNVLHKDDK, encoded by the coding sequence ATGGCATTAGAAGATAAATTAAATCAAGCTAAAGGTGCATTAAAAGAAAATGCCGGTAAATTAACTGGTGACAAAGAATTGGAAGCAGAAGGTGCTGTAGAAAATACAGCTGCAAAAGTTAAAGACGCTGCACATGATGTTGCTGAAGATCTCAAAAAAGCAGCTGAAGATGTTAAAGATGCTGTAGATGGTGCGATTAGTGGCGTCAAAAATGTTCTTCATAAAGACGATAAATAA
- the ychF gene encoding redox-regulated ATPase YchF, with product MSTNLEVGIVGLPNVGKSTLFNAITKAGAEAANYPFCTIEPNVGVVDVPDNRLAVLAEMFSSKRILPAAMRFVDIAGLVEGASKGEGLGNKFLSHIRQVDAIAQVIRCFDDPNITHVAGSIDPIRDIEIINTELCLADLESVEKRKQRIEKIAKSGDKDARAELPLLERIIEGLGEAKPVRAQGLDEDELEMIKELTLLTAKPSLYVANISEDEVSDYSANEYVKRVEEYAKNEGAGIVVVSARIESEIAELSDEESAAFLEDLGLDESGLTKLIKASYALLGLINYFTAGEMEARAWTIVNGTKAPQAAGKIHSDIEKGFIRAEIVSFDDLQACGSQNAAKEKGLVRLEGKDYVMKDGDVTHFRFNV from the coding sequence ATGAGCACAAATTTAGAAGTAGGCATCGTAGGCCTTCCAAATGTTGGTAAAAGTACATTATTCAACGCTATTACAAAAGCAGGCGCTGAAGCTGCCAACTATCCATTCTGTACAATCGAGCCAAACGTAGGTGTCGTTGATGTTCCAGACAATCGTTTAGCTGTATTAGCTGAAATGTTCAGTTCCAAACGTATTCTTCCTGCAGCTATGCGTTTCGTAGATATTGCAGGTCTCGTTGAAGGTGCCTCTAAAGGTGAAGGCTTAGGGAATAAATTTCTTAGCCATATTCGCCAAGTAGATGCCATTGCACAAGTTATTCGTTGCTTCGATGACCCTAACATCACTCACGTAGCAGGTTCTATCGATCCAATTCGCGACATCGAAATCATTAATACTGAGCTCTGCCTTGCTGACCTTGAATCCGTAGAAAAACGAAAACAACGCATCGAAAAAATCGCAAAATCTGGCGATAAAGATGCTCGTGCTGAATTGCCATTATTAGAACGCATCATCGAAGGTTTAGGTGAAGCAAAACCCGTTCGTGCACAAGGTCTTGATGAAGACGAATTAGAAATGATCAAAGAGTTGACATTGCTTACAGCTAAACCATCTCTTTATGTAGCCAACATTTCCGAAGATGAAGTATCTGATTATTCTGCCAACGAATATGTAAAACGCGTAGAGGAATATGCGAAAAACGAAGGCGCTGGTATCGTTGTTGTGTCCGCACGTATTGAGTCTGAAATCGCTGAATTATCCGACGAAGAATCCGCTGCATTCCTCGAAGATCTCGGTCTTGACGAATCTGGGTTAACAAAACTGATCAAAGCAAGTTATGCACTTTTAGGTCTTATCAACTACTTCACAGCTGGTGAAATGGAAGCTCGTGCTTGGACAATCGTAAATGGCACCAAAGCACCTCAAGCAGCTGGTAAAATCCACTCGGATATTGAAAAAGGCTTTATCCGTGCTGAAATTGTATCCTTTGATGACTTACAAGCTTGCGGCAGTCAGAACGCCGCTAAGGAAAAAGGACTTGTACGCCTGGAAGGCAAAGATTACGTCATGAAGGACGGCGACGTAACACATTTCCGTTTCAATGTATAA
- a CDS encoding class I SAM-dependent methyltransferase: protein MFSKLFDSFLVHYLECFNDHCFTVKIGDNEYTIGDGESEFTVIVNRDIPKKDLLISAELALGEAYMRKDIEIEGDLFKALCVVLGHVGKDSINRKVLSSLFNAGLKKKDQKQQVSSHYDLGNEFYKLWLDETMSYSCAYFKHENDSLKDAQYQKVHHILDKLYLKEGMTLLDIGCGWGFLLIEAARKYGVKGYGCTLSEEQWKKGQERIKEYGLEGQVEIELIDYRDVAASGRTFDRIVSIGMLEHVGRPNFPLYMEDASDMLKDGGLFLLHYISDPSEKETSAWIRKYIFPGGCLPSLREMVSLAYDYDMNVIDVESLRYHYYKTLMHWYNNFQGVREQVEAKRGSEFVRMWDLYLCGCAVGFYIGNMDLHQILMTKGVTNELPLTRWY from the coding sequence ATGTTTTCCAAGCTATTTGATAGTTTCTTAGTCCATTATTTAGAATGCTTTAATGATCATTGTTTTACCGTAAAAATTGGAGATAATGAATATACAATCGGTGACGGAGAATCCGAGTTTACCGTCATCGTTAATCGCGATATTCCCAAGAAGGACTTGTTAATATCCGCAGAACTCGCCCTCGGTGAAGCGTATATGCGTAAAGATATCGAAATTGAAGGGGATTTGTTTAAAGCCCTTTGTGTAGTCCTTGGTCATGTAGGTAAGGACTCTATCAATCGTAAGGTACTTAGCTCGCTCTTTAATGCGGGTCTTAAAAAGAAAGATCAAAAACAACAAGTATCTTCCCATTATGATTTAGGTAATGAATTCTATAAATTGTGGCTCGATGAAACCATGAGCTATTCCTGTGCGTATTTTAAGCATGAGAATGATAGTCTCAAAGATGCGCAATATCAAAAGGTACATCATATTCTTGATAAATTATATTTAAAAGAAGGGATGACTTTACTTGATATCGGTTGCGGATGGGGATTCCTTCTCATTGAAGCGGCTCGTAAATATGGGGTTAAGGGCTATGGGTGTACTCTTTCCGAAGAACAATGGAAAAAAGGACAGGAACGCATTAAAGAATATGGCCTTGAAGGACAAGTTGAGATTGAACTTATAGATTATCGAGACGTAGCGGCTTCTGGTCGCACCTTTGACCGCATTGTCAGCATCGGTATGCTTGAACATGTAGGGCGACCTAACTTTCCTCTGTATATGGAGGACGCATCGGACATGCTTAAAGACGGCGGTTTGTTCCTGCTCCACTACATCAGTGATCCTTCTGAAAAGGAAACAAGTGCCTGGATTCGTAAATATATCTTCCCGGGCGGATGTTTGCCGTCCCTTCGTGAAATGGTCAGCCTCGCTTATGACTATGATATGAATGTCATCGATGTTGAAAGTTTACGGTATCACTATTATAAGACTTTAATGCATTGGTATAACAATTTCCAAGGGGTCCGTGAGCAAGTAGAGGCGAAACGGGGGAGTGAATTCGTACGCATGTGGGATCTGTATCTTTGTGGATGTGCGGTAGGTTTCTACATCGGTAATATGGACTTGCATCAAATTTTGATGACAAAAGGTGTTACGAACGAATTGCCATTAACACGTTGGTATTAA
- a CDS encoding ABC transporter substrate-binding protein has product MKLKNFIHNSLMAGLLICPLLFAGCTNSVGPNDITKDNIKVVTDLTGTDVSMKKEINRIAIVPIPWTSIVYAVDGSDKKIVGIHPSAKKSYEASIFKTLAPDLENVNSSFVDNNFNVNFEEVAKLKPDVVIIWDYQPEVAKKLKELGIPAVSIKYGTLEDIQNGIRLLGKILDKPEQAEALISYHKDSEAYFKQKNASALPNKPKVLYLQNKNLTVAGNNSVNQLMITMTGGENAAKDTKGSWTKVSMEEIMTWDPDIIILSNFDSIRPDDIYQDKLEGQNWSNIKAVKTHRVYKAPMGIYRWDAPNVETPLMMKWMGQLIQPDTFNDYILRDDLKQFYNTFYHYNLTDSEINTILNISINNTPTF; this is encoded by the coding sequence ATGAAACTGAAAAATTTTATACACAATAGTCTTATGGCAGGATTATTAATATGCCCGTTACTATTTGCCGGTTGTACTAATTCTGTTGGTCCAAACGATATAACCAAAGACAATATAAAAGTCGTTACAGATTTAACTGGTACAGACGTATCTATGAAGAAAGAAATTAATCGTATCGCTATCGTCCCTATCCCTTGGACCTCTATTGTATATGCAGTTGATGGTAGTGATAAAAAAATAGTAGGCATCCATCCATCAGCTAAAAAATCATATGAAGCTAGTATATTTAAGACGTTAGCTCCTGATTTAGAAAATGTTAACTCATCATTTGTAGACAACAATTTCAATGTTAATTTTGAAGAAGTTGCTAAGTTAAAGCCTGATGTCGTCATCATTTGGGATTATCAACCAGAAGTAGCAAAAAAACTTAAAGAGCTAGGTATACCTGCTGTATCCATAAAGTATGGAACATTGGAAGATATTCAAAACGGAATTCGTCTGTTAGGCAAGATTCTAGATAAACCGGAACAAGCCGAAGCCTTAATCTCATACCATAAAGATTCAGAAGCATATTTTAAACAAAAAAATGCTTCTGCGTTACCAAATAAACCGAAAGTATTATATTTGCAAAATAAGAATCTAACTGTCGCGGGGAACAATTCAGTCAATCAACTCATGATTACTATGACAGGTGGTGAAAATGCTGCAAAAGATACAAAAGGTAGTTGGACTAAAGTCTCAATGGAAGAAATCATGACCTGGGATCCAGATATAATTATATTAAGCAACTTTGATTCCATTAGACCTGATGATATTTATCAGGATAAGCTTGAAGGTCAAAATTGGAGTAACATAAAAGCAGTAAAAACGCATCGAGTTTATAAAGCACCTATGGGAATCTATCGTTGGGATGCACCTAATGTAGAAACACCATTAATGATGAAATGGATGGGACAACTCATTCAACCTGATACTTTTAATGACTATATATTACGTGACGATTTAAAACAGTTTTACAATACCTTCTACCATTACAATCTCACAGATAGTGAAATTAATACCATCTTAAATATTTCTATAAATAACACTCCCACATTTTAA
- a CDS encoding LL-diaminopimelate aminotransferase, whose protein sequence is MANINENYLNLQGSYLFANIAKKVNEYQTAHPDADIIRLGIGDVTLPLAPAIIDAMSKAVQEMGKAETFRGYGPEQGYDFLRQAIVDGDYKPLGVDIAIDEVFVSDGAKSDVGNIQELFSEDNIIAITDPVYPVYLDSNVMGGRTGESVDGIFQKVVYLPTYAENNFSPEFPSERVDIVYLCSPNNPTGTVLSRARLVEWIKWCKDNDAILMFDSAYEAFISTEDTVKSIYEIEGAREVAIEFRSFSKTAGFTGTRCAYAVVPKEVTGKTKSGERQPLNPMWNRRQCTKFNGVPYIIQRGAEAVYTKEGREQTRANIAYYKENARIIKEGLESIGLTVYGGVDAPYIWLKTPGNMTSWELFDILLEQVQIVSTPGSGFGPHGEGYLRLTAFGSRENTIRSVERIKTLQF, encoded by the coding sequence ATGGCTAATATCAATGAAAACTACTTAAACCTTCAAGGTTCTTATTTATTTGCTAATATTGCTAAAAAGGTAAATGAATACCAAACTGCTCATCCAGATGCAGATATTATTCGTCTTGGTATCGGCGATGTTACATTACCTCTTGCTCCAGCAATTATCGATGCTATGAGTAAAGCTGTTCAAGAAATGGGAAAAGCGGAAACATTCCGAGGTTATGGCCCTGAACAGGGATATGATTTCTTACGTCAAGCTATTGTTGATGGCGATTACAAACCATTAGGCGTAGATATTGCTATTGACGAAGTATTCGTTTCCGATGGTGCAAAATCTGACGTTGGTAATATCCAAGAGTTATTCAGCGAAGATAACATCATTGCTATCACAGATCCTGTGTACCCAGTATACTTAGACTCCAACGTTATGGGTGGTCGTACTGGCGAATCTGTAGATGGCATCTTCCAAAAGGTTGTATACCTCCCTACTTATGCAGAAAACAACTTCTCTCCAGAATTCCCGTCTGAACGAGTAGACATTGTATACCTTTGCTCGCCTAACAATCCTACTGGTACTGTTTTAAGCCGTGCTCGTTTAGTAGAATGGATCAAATGGTGTAAAGATAATGATGCGATTTTGATGTTTGACTCCGCTTACGAAGCTTTCATTAGCACAGAAGACACTGTAAAATCTATCTACGAAATCGAAGGCGCTCGCGAAGTAGCTATCGAGTTCCGGTCCTTCTCCAAAACTGCAGGTTTCACTGGTACCCGTTGTGCTTACGCAGTTGTGCCTAAAGAAGTAACTGGCAAAACTAAATCGGGTGAACGCCAACCGCTAAACCCTATGTGGAACCGCCGTCAATGCACTAAATTCAATGGTGTTCCTTACATCATCCAACGCGGTGCTGAAGCAGTATACACAAAAGAAGGCCGTGAGCAAACTCGTGCTAACATCGCATACTACAAAGAAAATGCTCGCATCATCAAAGAAGGACTTGAATCTATCGGCCTTACTGTATATGGCGGTGTGGACGCTCCATATATTTGGCTTAAAACGCCTGGTAACATGACAAGTTGGGAATTATTTGACATCTTGCTCGAACAAGTTCAAATTGTCTCTACACCAGGCTCTGGCTTTGGACCTCACGGCGAAGGTTACCTTCGTTTAACAGCATTCGGTAGCCGTGAAAATACAATTCGTTCCGTTGAAAGAATCAAAACATTACAATTCTAA